Proteins from a single region of Pseudarthrobacter sp. NIBRBAC000502772:
- the truB gene encoding tRNA pseudouridine(55) synthase TruB has protein sequence MLSGLVIVDKPQGWTSHDVVGRMRRLAGTRKVGHAGTLDPMATGVLVVGINKATRLLTYIVGTSKTYTATIRLGQSTITDDAEGDVIAAVSAAAVADEAIHDGVAALTGEIQQVPSSVSAIKVNGERAYARVRSGEEVKLAARPVTIHRFEVHAINREAGGDVVDLDVTVECSSGTYIRALARDLGDGLGVGGHLTALRRTHVGPYSLDQARTLEQLAEELNVLEMSQAARALMPNRELTAEEATEISFGRRIAAGSEAGDPAAATTEHPAAAFAPDGSLVALLADSGNFAKPVLVFAPGNGASEKNAPRNAAPENAVPEDAAGGDT, from the coding sequence GTGCTTTCTGGACTGGTGATAGTGGACAAACCGCAGGGATGGACCAGCCATGATGTGGTTGGTCGGATGCGGCGTCTCGCCGGGACCCGGAAAGTGGGGCACGCCGGCACCCTTGATCCCATGGCTACCGGCGTCCTGGTGGTCGGCATCAACAAGGCCACCCGGCTCCTGACCTACATCGTGGGCACGTCCAAGACGTACACGGCAACCATCCGGCTGGGCCAGTCCACCATCACGGACGACGCCGAAGGTGACGTGATTGCCGCCGTCAGCGCCGCCGCCGTCGCCGACGAAGCAATTCACGACGGCGTCGCCGCCCTCACAGGTGAAATCCAGCAGGTGCCCAGCAGCGTCAGCGCCATTAAAGTCAACGGTGAACGCGCCTACGCCCGGGTCCGCTCCGGTGAAGAGGTAAAGCTCGCGGCGCGCCCGGTCACCATCCACCGTTTCGAAGTTCACGCCATCAACCGGGAAGCGGGCGGCGACGTCGTGGACCTTGATGTCACCGTTGAGTGCTCATCCGGTACGTATATCCGCGCCCTCGCCCGTGACCTCGGCGACGGACTGGGAGTGGGCGGCCACCTGACCGCCCTCCGCCGGACCCACGTTGGCCCCTACTCGCTGGATCAGGCCCGGACGTTGGAGCAGCTGGCCGAGGAGCTGAATGTCCTGGAGATGTCCCAGGCTGCCCGGGCACTGATGCCCAACCGCGAACTCACAGCCGAGGAGGCCACCGAGATTTCCTTCGGACGCCGGATCGCAGCGGGATCGGAAGCAGGAGATCCCGCGGCTGCCACCACCGAGCACCCCGCGGCAGCGTTCGCGCCGGACGGCAGCCTCGTGGCGCTCCTGGCGGACTCCGGAAACTTTGCCAAGCCTGTCCTGGTATTCGCGCCGGGCAACGGTGCGTCCGAAAAAAATGCGCCCCGGAATGCTGCGCCCGAGAATGCTGTGCCCGAAGATGCTGCGGGCGGGGACACCTAG
- the kynU gene encoding kynureninase translates to MENHDAAALLEQAAQLDAGDPLARYRGLFIGTDTALSYLDGNSLGRPLKRTQRDISTFIGEGWGGWLIRGWDEEWLDLPQTIGDQLGRAVLGAAPGQTVIADSTTVVLYKLIRAALATVSDPARTEIVLDTDNFPTDRYLVEGIAREEGLTLRWIEADPASGVTVEQVRHATGPATAVVLLSHVAYRSGFLADLPGITEVAHSAGALVVWDLCHSAGSVELDLDGANVDFAAGCTYKYLNGGPGSPAFAYVNRRHLSGLKQPIWGWMGRKDAFEMAAGYEPAPGIRSFLSGTPAIFGMLAMRGTLDLIEEAGMAAIREKSLKLTAFAVQLFEAWLEPAGVELASPRDPELRGSHITLDHPAFRNVTAALWEQDVIPDFRAPHGIRVGLSPLSTSFAELFRGMAAIRDQLRR, encoded by the coding sequence ATGGAGAACCACGACGCCGCCGCCCTCCTTGAGCAGGCCGCGCAACTGGATGCAGGCGACCCGTTGGCGCGCTACCGCGGCCTCTTCATCGGGACGGACACCGCCCTTTCCTACCTCGACGGCAATTCCCTGGGGCGCCCGCTGAAGCGGACACAGCGGGACATCAGCACCTTTATCGGGGAAGGCTGGGGCGGCTGGCTCATCCGTGGCTGGGATGAGGAATGGCTGGACCTGCCCCAGACCATCGGCGATCAGCTGGGCCGCGCTGTCCTCGGCGCAGCCCCGGGCCAGACCGTCATCGCCGACTCCACCACGGTGGTGCTCTACAAGCTGATCCGCGCCGCGCTGGCCACCGTGTCTGACCCGGCCCGCACAGAGATTGTCCTGGACACGGATAACTTCCCCACGGACCGCTACCTGGTCGAGGGCATCGCCCGCGAGGAAGGACTCACCCTGCGGTGGATCGAAGCGGATCCGGCGTCCGGCGTCACCGTCGAACAGGTGCGGCACGCAACCGGCCCGGCCACCGCCGTCGTACTTTTGAGCCACGTGGCCTACCGCTCAGGCTTCCTGGCCGACCTTCCGGGCATCACTGAAGTTGCACACAGCGCGGGGGCGCTGGTGGTCTGGGACCTGTGCCACTCCGCCGGATCCGTGGAGCTGGACCTGGACGGGGCAAACGTGGATTTTGCCGCGGGCTGCACCTACAAGTACCTCAACGGGGGACCGGGCTCGCCGGCGTTCGCCTACGTCAATCGCAGGCACCTGTCCGGTCTGAAGCAGCCGATCTGGGGCTGGATGGGACGCAAGGACGCGTTCGAGATGGCCGCAGGCTACGAGCCGGCGCCCGGTATCCGGAGTTTCCTCAGCGGCACTCCGGCCATCTTCGGGATGTTGGCCATGCGCGGCACCCTGGACCTCATCGAAGAGGCCGGCATGGCTGCCATCCGGGAGAAGTCCCTGAAACTCACAGCCTTCGCCGTTCAGCTGTTTGAGGCATGGCTGGAACCGGCGGGCGTCGAGCTGGCATCGCCGCGCGATCCGGAGCTTCGCGGGAGCCACATCACCCTGGACCATCCGGCGTTCAGGAACGTGACGGCGGCGCTGTGGGAACAGGACGTCATCCCGGACTTCCGCGCACCCCACGGGATCCGCGTGGGGCTGTCGCCCTTGAGCACCAGCTTCGCGGAGCTGTTCCGGGGGATGGCCGCCATTCGGGATCAGCTGCGTCGCTGA
- the kynA gene encoding tryptophan 2,3-dioxygenase, with protein sequence MAVEKNTRKLDKGIVRDFSSRMSYASYLQLPTLLSAQQPVSTPEHHDELLFIIQHQTTELWLKLVLHELRSAAAWLRADDLGSALKGIARVKHIQKTLTEQWSVLATLTPTEYSQFRGFLGNSSGFQSSQYRAVEFVLGNKNRKMLPVFESDPEAHAMLEELLNAPSIYDEFLAYLARQGFDVPQSVLERDVTRAHEFCPELVPLFKHIYENAAANWGAYEACEELVDLEDNFQLWRFRHLRTVQRTIGMKAGTGGSSGAAFLQKALELTFFPELFAVRTEIGQ encoded by the coding sequence GTGGCCGTCGAGAAGAACACCCGCAAACTGGACAAAGGCATAGTCCGCGATTTCAGTTCCCGGATGAGCTACGCGTCCTACCTCCAGCTGCCCACCCTGCTCAGTGCACAGCAACCTGTCAGCACGCCCGAACACCACGACGAGCTGCTGTTCATCATCCAGCACCAGACCACCGAGCTGTGGCTGAAGCTGGTGCTGCACGAGCTCCGCAGCGCCGCGGCCTGGCTGCGTGCAGACGATCTCGGCTCCGCGCTCAAGGGCATCGCCCGGGTCAAGCACATCCAAAAAACCCTGACGGAGCAATGGTCCGTCCTGGCCACGCTGACGCCCACGGAGTACTCCCAGTTCCGCGGGTTCCTGGGCAACTCCTCCGGCTTCCAGTCCAGCCAGTACCGGGCCGTCGAGTTTGTCCTCGGCAACAAGAACCGCAAAATGCTGCCGGTGTTCGAATCGGACCCGGAAGCGCACGCCATGCTGGAGGAGTTGCTGAACGCGCCCAGCATCTACGACGAGTTCCTGGCCTACCTGGCCCGGCAGGGCTTCGACGTGCCACAGTCCGTCCTGGAGCGGGACGTCACCCGTGCCCACGAGTTCTGCCCTGAGCTGGTGCCGCTGTTCAAGCACATCTACGAAAACGCCGCCGCTAACTGGGGTGCCTACGAGGCGTGCGAGGAACTGGTGGACCTGGAAGATAATTTCCAGCTCTGGCGGTTCCGGCACCTGCGAACCGTCCAGCGGACCATCGGGATGAAAGCCGGAACCGGGGGATCCAGCGGCGCTGCCTTCCTGCAAAAGGCCCTTGAGCTTACTTTCTTCCCGGAACTGTTCGCGGTACGAACGGAGATCGGCCAGTGA
- a CDS encoding bifunctional riboflavin kinase/FAD synthetase, with protein MVYIWNDPSEVPADFGPSVVTFGNFDGVHRGHQQVLSELIRSARFNGTKAVAVTFDPHPALIHRPESAPEMIMGLQDKLVALGELGLDAILVMKYSLNLASLTPEEFVGQVLVDSLHASHVVIGHDSRFGRGNSGDLSTMKQLGEKFDFDVQVISEFGSEGYPLHDDDGTDRRCSSTWVREALQEGDVATAAAVLGRPHRMRGEVVHGAARGRVLGFPTANLAHEATGFIPADGIYAGWLVDQAGTRWPAAISVGSNPTFDGVSRQVEAHVIDRPHEAVEDFDLYGQTVVVEFVARLRGMVAYRGPEALVDQMRLDVIQAHDLLVRR; from the coding sequence ATGGTCTACATCTGGAACGATCCGTCCGAGGTCCCGGCGGACTTTGGTCCCTCCGTTGTCACTTTTGGCAACTTCGACGGCGTCCATCGCGGGCACCAGCAAGTGCTTTCCGAGCTAATCCGCTCGGCCCGCTTCAACGGGACGAAGGCCGTTGCCGTCACCTTTGACCCGCACCCGGCCCTGATCCACCGCCCGGAGTCCGCGCCCGAAATGATCATGGGCCTGCAGGACAAACTGGTGGCGCTGGGGGAGCTGGGCCTGGATGCCATTTTGGTGATGAAGTACTCGCTGAACCTGGCCAGCCTCACCCCTGAGGAATTTGTGGGCCAGGTCCTGGTGGACAGCCTGCATGCCAGCCACGTGGTGATCGGACACGATTCCCGGTTCGGCCGCGGCAACTCCGGTGACCTTAGCACCATGAAGCAGCTGGGCGAAAAGTTCGACTTCGACGTCCAGGTCATCAGCGAATTCGGTTCGGAAGGCTACCCGCTGCATGACGACGACGGCACCGACCGCCGCTGCTCCTCCACCTGGGTGCGTGAAGCATTGCAGGAAGGCGACGTCGCCACCGCCGCAGCGGTGCTGGGACGGCCCCACCGTATGCGCGGCGAGGTTGTCCACGGTGCTGCCCGCGGCCGCGTACTCGGGTTCCCCACCGCAAACCTTGCCCACGAGGCCACCGGGTTCATCCCCGCGGACGGCATCTACGCCGGCTGGCTGGTGGACCAGGCCGGCACTCGCTGGCCGGCGGCCATCTCGGTGGGGTCCAATCCCACGTTCGACGGCGTCAGCCGCCAGGTCGAAGCCCATGTGATTGACCGTCCGCACGAGGCCGTGGAGGATTTCGATCTGTACGGCCAGACAGTAGTGGTCGAATTTGTGGCCCGGCTCCGCGGCATGGTGGCATACCGTGGGCCGGAGGCGCTTGTTGACCAGATGCGTCTGGACGTTATTCAGGCCCACGATCTCCTGGTGCGGCGCTGA
- a CDS encoding polyribonucleotide nucleotidyltransferase, with amino-acid sequence MEGPEIQFSEAVIDNGRFGKRVIRFETGRLAKQAAGAAMVYIDEDTALLSATTAGKHPREGFDFFPLTVDVEERMYAAGRIPGSFFRREGRPSTEAILACRLMDRPLRPAFVKGLRNEVQIVVTVLAINPDELYDVVAINASSMSTQLSGLPFSGPIGGVRVALVADEHGSQWVAFPKHSQLENSVFNMVVAGRVAGDDVAIMMVEAEATDNSWNLIKEQGATAPTEEVVSEGLEAAKPFIKALCEAQADLAARAAKPTVEFPVFLDYQDDVYAAVESAAAEKLAAIFQIADKQERDVATDALKDEVTSSLAGQFEGRDKELSAAFRSVTKQVVRQRILKDQIRIDGRGLTDIRQLTAEVEVLPRVHGSAIFERGETQIMGVTTLNMLKMEQQIDSLSPVTRKRYMHNYNFPPYSTGETGRVGSPKRREIGHGALAERAIMPVLPSREEFPYAIRQVSEALSSNGSTSMGSVCASTLSLLNAGVPLKAAVAGIAMGLVSDQVDGQTRYAALTDILGAEDAFGDMDFKVAGTAEFVTAIQLDTKLDGIPASVLAAALKQAREARLHILDVLNSAIDTPDELSEFAPRVIAVKIPVDKIGEVIGPKGKMINQIQEDTGADISIEDDGTVYIGATNGPSADAARSAINAIANPQIPEIGERYLGTVVKTTTFGAFISLTPGKDGLLHISELRKLANGKRVDNVDDVVSVGQKIQVEITKIDDRGKLSLSPVVAEEEGAESVDASAAEGAAEAE; translated from the coding sequence TTGGAGGGTCCCGAAATCCAGTTCTCAGAAGCAGTCATTGACAATGGCCGCTTTGGCAAGCGTGTAATCCGCTTTGAAACCGGCCGTCTTGCCAAGCAGGCAGCCGGCGCAGCCATGGTGTACATCGACGAAGACACCGCGCTGCTGTCCGCCACCACCGCAGGCAAGCACCCGCGCGAAGGTTTCGACTTCTTCCCGCTGACGGTTGACGTTGAAGAGCGCATGTACGCCGCCGGCCGTATCCCGGGCTCGTTCTTCCGCCGTGAAGGCCGCCCGTCCACCGAGGCCATCCTGGCCTGCCGCCTCATGGACCGCCCGCTGCGTCCGGCCTTCGTCAAGGGCCTGCGCAACGAGGTCCAGATCGTGGTGACCGTCCTGGCCATCAACCCTGACGAGCTCTACGACGTGGTGGCCATCAACGCCTCCTCCATGTCCACCCAGCTCTCGGGCCTGCCGTTCTCCGGCCCGATCGGCGGCGTCCGCGTTGCCCTCGTCGCCGACGAGCACGGTTCGCAGTGGGTTGCTTTCCCCAAGCACTCCCAGCTCGAGAACTCCGTGTTCAACATGGTTGTAGCCGGCCGCGTTGCCGGTGACGACGTCGCCATCATGATGGTCGAAGCCGAAGCAACCGACAACTCCTGGAACCTCATCAAGGAACAGGGCGCAACTGCTCCCACCGAAGAGGTTGTCTCCGAGGGCCTCGAGGCTGCCAAGCCGTTCATCAAGGCACTCTGCGAGGCCCAGGCGGACCTGGCTGCACGCGCTGCCAAGCCCACCGTTGAGTTCCCGGTCTTCCTGGACTACCAGGATGACGTCTACGCCGCTGTTGAGTCCGCTGCCGCTGAGAAGCTGGCCGCTATCTTCCAGATCGCCGACAAGCAGGAACGCGACGTTGCAACGGATGCGCTCAAGGACGAAGTCACTTCTTCCCTGGCCGGCCAGTTCGAAGGCCGCGACAAGGAGCTGTCCGCAGCATTCCGCTCGGTTACCAAGCAGGTTGTGCGCCAGCGCATCCTCAAGGACCAGATCCGCATTGACGGCCGTGGCCTGACGGACATCCGCCAGCTCACCGCCGAGGTTGAGGTTCTGCCCCGTGTGCACGGCTCGGCAATCTTCGAGCGCGGCGAAACCCAGATCATGGGTGTCACCACGCTGAACATGCTCAAGATGGAACAGCAGATCGATTCGCTGTCGCCCGTCACGCGCAAGCGCTACATGCACAACTACAACTTCCCGCCGTACTCCACCGGCGAGACCGGCCGCGTGGGTTCGCCCAAGCGCCGCGAAATCGGCCACGGCGCCCTCGCCGAGCGCGCCATCATGCCGGTGCTGCCGTCCCGCGAGGAATTCCCCTACGCGATCCGCCAGGTGTCTGAGGCTCTCAGCTCCAACGGTTCGACGTCGATGGGTTCCGTCTGCGCTTCGACGCTGTCCCTGCTCAATGCAGGTGTGCCGCTGAAGGCAGCTGTTGCAGGTATCGCCATGGGCCTGGTCTCCGACCAGGTTGACGGCCAGACCCGTTACGCAGCCCTGACCGATATCCTCGGCGCCGAAGATGCTTTCGGCGACATGGACTTCAAGGTTGCCGGTACCGCCGAGTTCGTTACGGCCATCCAGCTGGACACGAAGCTCGACGGCATCCCCGCTTCCGTGCTGGCAGCAGCGCTGAAGCAGGCCCGCGAAGCCCGACTGCACATCCTGGACGTCCTGAACTCCGCGATCGACACACCGGATGAGCTCTCCGAGTTCGCGCCGCGCGTCATCGCGGTCAAGATCCCGGTTGACAAGATCGGCGAGGTCATTGGGCCCAAGGGCAAAATGATCAACCAGATCCAGGAAGACACCGGCGCCGACATCTCCATCGAGGACGACGGCACGGTCTACATTGGCGCCACCAACGGTCCGTCTGCTGACGCAGCACGCTCCGCCATCAACGCCATTGCCAACCCGCAGATCCCGGAAATCGGCGAGCGTTACCTGGGTACGGTCGTCAAGACCACCACCTTCGGTGCCTTCATTTCCCTGACTCCGGGCAAGGACGGCCTGCTGCACATCTCCGAGCTGCGCAAGCTGGCCAACGGCAAGCGCGTGGACAACGTGGATGACGTGGTTTCCGTCGGCCAGAAGATCCAGGTGGAAATCACCAAGATCGATGACCGTGGAAAGCTGTCGCTGTCCCCCGTGGTGGCTGAAGAAGAAGGCGCCGAGAGCGTTGACGCTTCCGCCGCAGAGGGCGCTGCCGAAGCGGAGTAG
- the rpsO gene encoding 30S ribosomal protein S15, whose product MALDAAVKQSIIQDFATSEGDTGSPEVQVAVLTQRIKDLTEHMKVHKHDYHTQRGLLAMVGRRKRMLTYLKNTDITRYRALIERLGLRR is encoded by the coding sequence GTGGCACTTGACGCCGCTGTAAAGCAGTCCATCATTCAGGATTTCGCAACGTCCGAGGGCGACACCGGTTCGCCGGAGGTCCAGGTTGCAGTCCTGACTCAGCGGATCAAGGATCTGACTGAGCACATGAAGGTGCACAAGCACGATTACCACACCCAGCGCGGTCTGCTGGCAATGGTGGGTCGTCGCAAGCGTATGCTCACCTACCTCAAGAACACTGACATCACCCGCTACCGTGCGCTCATCGAGCGTCTCGGCCTGCGCCGCTAG
- a CDS encoding nucleoside deaminase, translating to MTQASDNHEATRYLEQAIELAVRNVSDGGGPFGALVVTPDGRVHEGINRVTRDNDPTAHAEVVAIRTAATAGATFDLSGAVLYTSCEPCPLCLSAALWARIDRVYFAADRHGAAAAGFDDAVFYEYFNGTRPELLPVAHTAIPASDAPFDAWRSNAGRKRY from the coding sequence ATGACGCAGGCGAGCGACAACCACGAGGCCACCCGATACCTGGAACAGGCCATTGAGCTGGCTGTCCGGAACGTCTCCGACGGCGGCGGGCCGTTCGGTGCGCTGGTGGTGACCCCGGATGGGCGGGTCCATGAAGGCATCAACCGGGTCACGCGGGACAACGACCCCACGGCCCATGCAGAGGTGGTGGCAATCCGCACTGCGGCGACCGCAGGCGCCACGTTCGACCTGAGCGGCGCCGTGCTCTACACCAGCTGCGAGCCGTGCCCGCTGTGCCTGTCAGCCGCGCTGTGGGCGCGGATTGATCGCGTCTATTTTGCGGCCGACCGCCATGGTGCAGCCGCGGCCGGTTTCGACGACGCCGTGTTCTACGAGTACTTCAACGGCACCCGTCCGGAACTTCTGCCGGTCGCCCATACCGCCATTCCGGCGTCGGACGCTCCGTTTGACGCATGGCGTAGCAACGCGGGGCGAAAGAGATACTGA
- the rbfA gene encoding 30S ribosome-binding factor RbfA, protein MADPARAAKLAQRIKVVVAEALGRKVKDPRLEGITVTDARVTNDLQHATIYYTVFGDQAVQADAAKGLEKAKGVLRQEVGRNVTVRLTPTLEFVADQIPVVASNLEDLLRAAKKRDAEVAALAENAKHAGEADPYKSDVPADVEIDEDDFDEEDIDLTDDEDLDEDANK, encoded by the coding sequence ATGGCTGATCCCGCACGGGCTGCCAAGTTGGCGCAGCGGATTAAGGTTGTTGTTGCTGAGGCCTTGGGCCGGAAGGTTAAGGATCCTCGGCTGGAGGGCATTACTGTTACCGATGCCCGGGTGACCAATGATCTGCAGCATGCCACGATCTACTACACCGTTTTCGGCGACCAGGCTGTGCAGGCCGATGCTGCCAAAGGCCTGGAGAAGGCCAAGGGTGTGCTCCGCCAGGAGGTGGGGCGCAACGTGACTGTTCGCCTGACGCCGACGCTGGAATTTGTGGCGGACCAGATCCCCGTCGTTGCCTCAAACCTGGAGGACCTGCTCCGGGCCGCCAAGAAGCGCGACGCCGAGGTGGCTGCGCTGGCCGAAAACGCCAAGCACGCCGGCGAGGCCGATCCGTACAAGAGCGACGTTCCCGCCGATGTGGAGATCGATGAGGACGACTTCGACGAAGAGGATATTGACCTCACCGACGACGAAGACCTCGACGAAGACGCCAACAAGTAA
- the trxA gene encoding thioredoxin, whose protein sequence is METGLIKCPTCGKTNRVPAAASGRPRCGNCKKGLPWITAAADDDFAVVAEQSPVPVLVDFWAEWCGPCRMVSPVLDTLATERAGRIKLVKVDVDQSPRLSSRFDIQAIPTLMIIDGGRVLARQAGAAPAAVLRSWVDGVLGASPA, encoded by the coding sequence ATGGAAACTGGACTGATCAAATGCCCGACCTGTGGAAAGACCAATCGCGTCCCGGCCGCCGCGTCCGGCCGGCCGCGGTGTGGAAACTGCAAGAAGGGCCTTCCCTGGATTACAGCCGCTGCGGACGATGACTTCGCGGTGGTGGCCGAGCAGTCGCCGGTTCCCGTGCTGGTTGACTTCTGGGCAGAATGGTGTGGCCCGTGTCGGATGGTGAGTCCGGTTCTGGACACGTTGGCCACTGAACGGGCCGGCCGGATCAAGCTGGTCAAGGTTGACGTTGACCAGTCCCCGCGACTATCCAGCCGGTTCGATATCCAGGCCATCCCCACATTGATGATCATCGACGGTGGAAGGGTACTGGCCAGACAGGCCGGGGCGGCACCTGCTGCGGTGTTACGGTCCTGGGTGGACGGCGTGCTGGGCGCCAGCCCCGCCTAG
- a CDS encoding ScyD/ScyE family protein → MNKKFPIVACLAAAAMIIPVAPATATQKPSGPETLAEHLMTPLSLALGPGKSVLVTQNFAGTLDRVEDDGQTTNVYTNAGWDVGGVETRGTTTFFVESVGGGGGDPTALAGYLKSIDRRGEVRTIVDLATYERQNNPDGFQDYGFGSDVTDECLAQITAPFPPAQYSGAVDSHPYATAVHGNTVFVADAGMNAILKVNAATGETSTLAVLPPRPAEATAEAAAAVGFPSCVVGHDYAFEPVPTDVEIGPDGWLYVSSLPGGPEDPSLGHRGAIFRVNPWTGAIHLWADEILSPTGIAVSGSGDVYAASMFGNEIVRIDAWTREQSQFLAVDGPAAVELRGKTLYATAGFSFADLTAGTVLKASIR, encoded by the coding sequence ATGAACAAGAAGTTTCCGATCGTCGCGTGCCTGGCAGCAGCGGCGATGATCATCCCCGTCGCGCCCGCCACGGCTACGCAGAAACCGTCCGGACCCGAAACCCTGGCGGAGCACCTGATGACGCCGTTGAGCCTGGCCTTGGGTCCTGGCAAGAGCGTCCTCGTCACGCAGAACTTTGCGGGCACGCTGGACCGCGTCGAGGATGACGGGCAAACGACAAACGTTTACACGAATGCGGGCTGGGACGTTGGCGGTGTTGAGACACGGGGCACGACGACGTTTTTCGTCGAAAGCGTCGGGGGAGGCGGCGGAGATCCCACAGCGCTGGCCGGCTATTTGAAGTCAATCGACAGGCGCGGGGAGGTCAGGACCATTGTGGACCTCGCGACCTACGAGCGTCAGAACAACCCGGACGGATTCCAGGACTATGGCTTCGGGTCCGACGTGACCGACGAGTGCCTGGCCCAAATTACGGCGCCCTTCCCGCCGGCACAATACTCCGGGGCGGTCGACTCACACCCCTATGCCACAGCGGTTCACGGCAATACCGTCTTCGTGGCCGACGCCGGGATGAATGCCATCCTCAAGGTCAACGCCGCCACCGGGGAGACTTCCACCCTCGCGGTCCTGCCTCCGCGTCCGGCGGAAGCCACTGCAGAGGCTGCCGCGGCTGTTGGCTTCCCGTCCTGCGTTGTCGGACACGACTACGCATTTGAACCGGTGCCCACCGATGTAGAGATCGGCCCCGACGGCTGGCTGTACGTCTCGTCGCTGCCGGGCGGTCCGGAGGATCCTTCCCTGGGCCACCGCGGCGCCATCTTCCGGGTCAATCCATGGACCGGGGCGATCCACCTGTGGGCCGATGAGATCCTGAGCCCCACGGGCATCGCCGTATCCGGCAGTGGGGACGTCTACGCAGCGTCGATGTTCGGCAATGAGATCGTCAGGATCGACGCCTGGACCCGCGAACAGTCACAGTTCCTGGCCGTCGACGGTCCTGCCGCGGTGGAACTGAGAGGGAAAACCCTCTATGCCACAGCCGGCTTCAGCTTCGCTGACCTCACCGCTGGAACGGTCCTCAAGGCCAGTATCCGGTAG
- a CDS encoding pyridoxal phosphate-dependent aminotransferase, with translation MPELAAHARDVPVNQIREITEAAWHTPGAIVLSIGEPGFALPRHILEAGMACLDRDETNYTPNAGIPALREAFATRFRERAGLNTSLGAERVYVVDGAQQGLHFAMSLLLSPGDEILIPNPGYPTFAMTSRLLNAVPVGYPLYPEHDFQPRIQDIEALITDRTRVLILNSPSNPLGAVLGEDLTRQLVDLARKRDLWIISDECYEAFTYDVPHVSPARFDSDVPGEARVFTALTLSKTYGLTGLRIGALVCPPGLEQKMNNVMEAIVSCVASPSQYAALAALTGPQDYVRHAHDHYRANRDAASAVLEAKGIPYLSAQGAFYLWANVSHVSDGDVRSWTRRFLADSGVALAPGTAFGSIGEGWVRIALCGTRNDLVEGIGRLPKRVG, from the coding sequence ATGCCTGAGCTTGCGGCGCACGCGCGCGACGTCCCCGTCAACCAGATCCGCGAAATCACCGAGGCCGCCTGGCATACTCCCGGGGCCATCGTCCTGAGCATCGGCGAGCCGGGCTTCGCGCTCCCCCGCCATATCCTGGAAGCCGGCATGGCGTGCCTCGACCGGGACGAAACGAACTACACCCCCAACGCCGGCATCCCGGCCCTCCGTGAAGCGTTCGCCACCCGGTTCCGTGAACGCGCCGGACTCAACACCAGCCTCGGTGCCGAGCGCGTCTACGTGGTGGACGGAGCGCAACAGGGCCTGCACTTCGCCATGAGCCTCCTGCTCTCCCCCGGCGACGAGATCCTGATCCCGAACCCCGGCTACCCCACGTTCGCCATGACCAGCCGGCTCCTGAATGCCGTGCCGGTGGGCTACCCGCTGTATCCCGAGCATGACTTCCAGCCGCGGATCCAGGACATTGAAGCGCTCATCACGGACCGGACCCGGGTGCTCATCCTGAATTCCCCGTCCAACCCGCTGGGCGCCGTCCTCGGCGAGGACCTGACCCGGCAACTTGTGGACCTGGCCCGCAAGCGCGATCTCTGGATCATTTCCGACGAATGCTACGAGGCCTTCACTTACGACGTTCCCCACGTCAGCCCGGCCCGGTTCGACAGCGACGTGCCCGGCGAGGCGCGCGTGTTCACGGCGCTGACTCTCTCGAAGACGTACGGCCTCACCGGCCTGAGGATCGGCGCCCTGGTCTGTCCGCCGGGGCTGGAGCAGAAGATGAACAACGTGATGGAAGCGATTGTCTCCTGCGTTGCCTCGCCGTCGCAGTATGCAGCGCTCGCGGCACTGACAGGCCCGCAGGACTACGTCCGCCACGCCCATGACCACTACCGGGCCAACCGGGACGCGGCCTCAGCAGTACTGGAGGCCAAGGGAATCCCGTACCTGAGTGCACAGGGAGCCTTCTATCTGTGGGCCAACGTCTCCCATGTCAGCGACGGGGACGTCCGCAGCTGGACCCGACGGTTCCTGGCCGATTCCGGCGTTGCGCTTGCGCCGGGAACTGCCTTTGGCTCGATCGGCGAGGGCTGGGTACGGATCGCGCTGTGCGGTACCCGCAACGACTTGGTGGAGGGTATCGGCAGGCTGCCGAAGCGGGTCGGGTAA